In Argiope bruennichi chromosome 4, qqArgBrue1.1, whole genome shotgun sequence, the sequence taaaatctatACACGTGTTTCTTGCAGATTTAACGAACCAGATTTAGAGGAAGAAATTTTTCAACgaatttcttttctatacttAGTAtacgagaaatttaaaaattaatatttaaaaagcgtATAGTTTATTGACTAtgccaattataaaataaaaaaataaaattgaaaacttgtTTTTGGAATGAATAcctaaaaaaagcaattttcccATTCCTATAATTTTAGcagtaaaaaatgatattaaaaactcTGATTCGGTTTGTGATTAAAAACTCTGATTCCATCGATCAAAAGCATAAAAGGGCATTCAAAAGTTATGTaacgaattatatttaaaaataacgttgttgttttaatttagaagaaaattaactCAATAAACAAACtgatttctttcgaattttttttaaaattttaagatggagtaaaaatcctatttttataataatattttccaaaaaggcGTAGGAAACTTCAAACTCTtgcttattgataaaaaaatttttatacaatttcgaaagacaaattcaagATACTCATCAGCATTTGAGATGCCAAATTTGTCAACTTTAACGTCTCACTGCCAAcaagaattaccaaattttattcaacattgaTATTAGTGAATATTTAGATGATAATTCATTCAACCAAATAAGCATGGGAAAGTTTTTTTAAGTCTCCTGAGCCCTCAATAGGTAATAGATACAAAAGGTACAACAAAACACCAAGCAGGCATTTCTGAGACATTCAAGACACAGCTATCAATTGCAATAGGTGGAAATCTGGGATCACTCGCAATACTGTTGTTACAGAAGCAGGAAATGTTGCTTCTTATTGCTcctttaaataaatgattcaatacgataaaatttatttgagcaAATAGAacataatacaaagaaaaattgcaCTTAATTCAAAACGAAATGCAAAATGCTAAGTGTAGGTATTATCAGATTCAGAAGTAGAAATTCGGAAATTTCGGACCCGGAGCAACAGAACATAATGAGGctccatttttattgtttctcccaGCTTAAACTATTTTTCgcatatgaaaatacaaataaaaaaagtacaataatcGTCAAGACACTCGAACTCGATTTTCAAGAATCCCCATATATCAAAACTCCCTGAgctcaaaaaacacaattttggaattatatctgtttgccAGTGAATACGATGCCCGAAAAACGCTTTGAACAGAGggagaaaatttaataagttgtttcaatatcaaaattgtaaatttctattaaactttgaACGAAATTTGATCTGATCTGTCTGGTTATAAGAAAATAGGTGTACAcaataattataaagtttaaagaggtaaacaaataaaatttgaaacatatagtATCTAAAGTGtgaatctgtatcaaattttgaaccaatttgtTTTtgggttgacagtctgtcggtctatattttcgcatgcatataaatgcaacgACTTGGATAAATGAAACCTAGTAATTATTAACTTtgaaattctgtttcaaattttgctttcaatcgagtgaaaaaaaaatgtaaaaattcacattcaaggattttctttttttaattttagcaatacTAAGAAGCATAAAATTCTCACGTATAGAATCTGAACTCGTGCTCAAAACTCACAGTCTTATGTGAGTAAAAAGATAATAGTACCTccattagagaatatgcgagacaGTTTTAAGGGGACCATTCAGGGTGATTTAAGATAAtcagttataatttattattttcttaataatcaaaataattttatgcactattataacaaaatgaatttttttggtaatttttactattattttttttattgtgctactacattttatatctgttttcttttttaaactagtTAGATAAGAAAGAACACGATGTCCAAAACTATCTGATGTTATATAGCGTGCAAtatgaaacataataataattaaagtaaaatgcttattagaaaattattcaatgtaCCTCGATTTTACATTTGGATAACTGTGCGATACCCtgacctagccagaggccataTGAGAAACTTGATGAGgccgccgaagagcaaccccacGTAGAACGAAGGAGAACAAACTACGCTCGATGACAATGGACTCTTGCAAACAACAAAGAACTCTCTAGAGAAAACACATATTGGTaacatatgtgtatttggtaTTTACAAATATACCAAATTCCGCCTTTAAGCTTTTAAGgaagcatattaattaattaattaattaatttgataatgttAACTGCTTGGGCTTGATTATTCTCCATTCAGAGCAAAACTAGTGAGACTTTCCTGGCTGTACTGTTccaatatttattaacttaactttTGAGAATGATTGATCAATCTTAGTTACATAGTCACAGaaaccatgaaatacaaaaaGAATGTAACAAAAAGAATATACAGAAGAAGAATTAGTAtcaataattatgataatattacttttttcaagcttttttttttaaaaaaaatgacgttTAACTAATAAAAGTGAATTGAATGGTTGATGTTGTTCTGATAAGTCCAAAGAACTTGAAAGACTTAGAACAGTTCAATAATGTGCTGCATGAAAAATGCATCAAGAGCTCAAGAAACTAGGATAGAAAACACAGCACTCCTTTAAATAATCGATAACTCCTTCATTCACTCCAATCAATTCTTTAACATATACATACAAATGCCATCAATGGAAAAACCAATCAGAATAGACAATCGCCAATCTTCTTCTTTCATTAGAAAACGCACAGCATACATAATATCCTTTTAGAATAAGCGATTCCTGGATTCtaccaaaataatttcaaactttattaatgaaataattttatttaatgaatgaatatgattGACAAACTGTAAACGACCATCTTGATTCAAGACACTGTAGCTAAATCAGACTGCTTCATGGCGCATGTAGTAGCCGTGTAAGAAAGCAACCTTTACAGAATCTTTGAAATATCGAAgtgaaaatattcacatttttaattaccTTCATTCGCTTAAacattatgtatatttttgattattgctttttttaatcatgatagtttaacttgaaaaaaattatgctccTTTCTTGCAAAATAACAGAAGAAATGGACAATTTTAAACTGTAAAAGTTGTGTgattattttattgcaagaaagttttattagaaatatttgaatttctccAGAAGACTTAATTACTAAATGAATTAgtaaattactttcatatttctatgttttgttctaaatttgtaATAACTGGTAAAATCTGATAAGTACATTTCATATGAAGGTCAATATATACAACAAAGATGTATTTCTTAAGCTTtagtgcattaaaatatttttataatgatttatttagtacattataaaaagaaaaccatGATAGttgaatcttaaatttataattattatttgaatccattagcaattaaatatatcaaattggcTTTGTAGTACAACAGCTTctaaattaaagagaattaataatccataagaaataaattcaaacactTTACATTTAAATGCATTCAATAAAGTTAGCATGATCTCTAGCCATAGAGTTACCTAAAACAAGATACTaagaagataaagaaaatattggtcCATTGCAAGTTTAAGCTAATTGAATTACTTTCGttcagttattttaatatctcattttgagtttatttattatttaaattattttactatagctaaaaaaagtaataatctttGAAACAGTATACAACCATTAGACATCAACCATTAGAGCAGCAGTATTGACAGGGAATAAAAGCATGGGAATATTGGCTTAAAAATTTCTCCTTATTTTGTCAATAATGGCAAAATTAAACACTACAATGTATAagagattttgttgaaaataatattcatgtgTTTAGTGTGATTTTCAGTTTGATAACTGATCTTGTAAATATAAAAGCAGCAGAAGTGATCTCCACAAAggtttcttgcatattctctaataaagatttaTTCCCCTACCCCTGCTTATAAAATTGTGAGCCTTGAGCAAGGTTGGGAACACCaggaataatcaaatttttacgTTCAGAGTCCACACACATATAAAAGGTGTGTGCTTcataatacagtaaaaaaaaagtatttgtgtgcagtttttcaagaatttttttaaaccagaattacaaaataacaatttttcccTTGAATTTAAGTGCAAtctttgactaatttttttataattaatcaatagCATGCAGTTACACAGTCCAGTCATAATAATGTGACCACCGCCTACTTTAGACGTCAGCGTTAACTAACCAATCATGTTATCAGCGAATTTGATGAATATATAAAGTGTGTTGTAGGCATTCAGAAAACATTTCAGTTTTTGCAGGCATGCAGAAACGGAACGATTTATCGGACGTCCAAAAGGGGCATTATCATTGGCTTTCGGACCAAGGGTGGAAGCATTCCAAAACGGCTAATTTTGTAAACTGTTCGTAGGCCGCCGTGGTTAAAGTATATCGTGCATGGCAAAAAGGCACTATCCAAAATCAGCAACGTAGCGAATGTGGTGCAACAAGAGCCATAGATGGCAGAGGTGAACGAAGGCTGCAGAGATGCGTTTGGGCGAATAGACATACAATCGTTGAGCAAATGAATGCCCAGATGAACCAAATGGCTACCAACAGTGTCTCCACAACGACGGTTCAGCGAACATTGCTGAGTATAAGTCTCCGCAGCAGAGCCTGGTTAATGCATCAATACTGACTCTTTTCATCGGCGACGAAAGCTGGAATTTGCACATTAGTACCGCAACTGGATTTCCAGTGAGTGGCGACAAGTGTCTTTTCCCGATGAATCACGTTTTATGCTTCATCGGACAGATGGACGTTGGAATGAACGTTGGCGTGAAACGTCTGCAAGCAAACACCCTGCAACAATTACCGGAAGAGTCCAAGCCGGAGGAGGGAGCATTATGATTTGGGGAATGTTTTCGTGGTATTCGCTGGGTGCACTCATCATTGTGAAAGGTACGATGGATCAACACAAGTATGCATCTATCCTTGTGGACCATGTTCACCCCTACATgagaatttgtttttctttaggATGATGACATCTACCAGCAGGACAATGCGACTTGTCATAAAGCTCGCAGTGTACATTCGTGGTTCGAAGAGTACCAGGATGAGTTCACCGTACTCCTTTGGCCAGCAAATTCCCTGGACTTGAATTCAATCGAGAATCTGTGAGACCACTTCGATCGGATTGTTCGCACCATGGACCCTCATCCGCGTAACCTAGCGCAGGTGGCCACGACACTGGAGTTGGCATGGCCAACATCCCTGTGAACACCTTCAGGAACCTAATTCAATTCTTGCTGCACATCTCGCAGCTGTCTGCTCTACAAAAGGTGCTTATTCTGGATTTTGACAGGTGGTCACTTTAATGTGAATGGACCATGTAATACACAAGcaccagaaaatcaaatatgcattttgaatatttctttgctgaccgattaaaatttgtaacaacACAAAAATTATAGTCAAAAGATCATATACCAGCTTTTATTTATTGGAATCACTGCATTTGCGAATTATTAGATTTACATGCAAGCAAAAATACAGAATAAGCGATAGTTAACCCTAATGctgatttggttcgaaatttgattcGAAAATGCACTTTAGATGTTCAAATAGTGAATTAAATCTCAACTACCTAAAttgttacgtttttgaattatcacatttacatgcatgtaaaacaCGGCTATTGATCAACAGCCGATTCACTCCTTGATGGATTTAAtcccaaatttgatacagatctatattttagataataaatcagcataccaaatttcatttattgagcTCATTATGCTTTGTAGTGAGTTATTCACTAGTACTCAGACAGCAGACTTCCTTTGTGTGGATTTCATtgaaaacttgatagaaatctacaaatttggtgcaagatccatatattaaattccatctatctagctcaaagtccttttaaattatcatgttcatataattcccaaaatgtgttttttagaaTTGGGATGGTCTGAAATGCgaagatttgtcaaaatgatttttttttatgattataacaCTGTCTCTTTGTATACTCCATgatagagaaagtaaaaatgctatgaaatactgtaaatattacatatattttttttataaatttcatgctgaaatttgaagaaaatagatttaaataactcggtaaatagaaaacttagaaaaatacatttagaaagtAACTAGGTAAAACCATGTGCTATGAATTGGCACTATTGATAACAAAAAGATGTTGGATAAAACACCAATAATTTTGGAAACTAAagcacttaaattttttaatagcaaGAGTGGGAAAAAAACTATAAGctcaattattaacattttaattaaatctttcaacCCCTCCCACAAATCTAATGTTTTATTACTTCTTCCAAAAGtacattcaaaacaaatttagtaGCCCCAAGTCAAACAGTGGCCAGTAGAGAGTCAATGGACagataaacacatatttttaacaaCTAGTTGCCTTTGGCATATAGTTGTTTTATTGGTAatattgaatttcagttaaataatttagatagaATATGCATAATTTCACCAAGTTGTGATATTAAAGCCATGCTATTTTAATCGTCTTATATATGCTATGTCCATTGAGTATATGAACTTTTCTTATAAAGATCAATCcatcataatgctattaaaaaattgtCCAGTTCATCCATCTTCTAATCATTCGAGTAATTTAGCTTCACTTTCTTGTTTATCTTagaaactacacagatattaaacagaatccttcttctatggcttttaataataaaagaaaatcctgcaatcaaatatttaatgaaacaatgtaaatcttaaattataattctaataaaaatttcaaggaaaagtTGTTCCAAGGTGCACATTCCACCCTTCCAAGGCAGATTGACTCAAATTTGGTAGCAGTAGGTCAAATGGTCTAGCCTACAAAGTGCCAGCAAAGAAACACacattcattgttattattattagagatacaGATTTTAGcattcactcataatatttacttttacatttttactgaatcatgTGAACTGGGAGGTTTAACATTTCTATTTTCCGATCTATATGAATCACATAAAAGAAACTGTATAATATTAACTAAACATTAATTTTCACAGATCCCATATATATGAAGTTTTTCTTGAGATCTATCTAAAAACTTTTATGCACTCAGCTTTTTAagttggtaaaaatatttaattcaaccatgcaataaacagaaaattaaaaaaatgctaaaaacttACAGAACATTCTCAGGATTAGCTTTGTCAACAGCTATGTTTAAAACTCGATTCTGAAATATAAAcaatgatataattaataaaaaaaaaactggcataTTTTATTCtactgtaaattaataataattttgcaaattactgcaatttatattaattcaaattccaCAAAATATCTATTCAATTAAAACCACATAATTAAACTACAGTGTCttaccataaaaaaataatcgcaATAATTCcccatatttcttttaaaatattacaaaaattacaataagagtatgcaatttttttgaatacattaaagtttttcctaaaaaaactaattatataattaattaagaagaaaaaaaagattttctttttttactcttatttatTACATTGCAAATTTCCTACTCTTATTTATCACAGCGCTACGAAAaagattaagattattttaaaatctttattatgaaattgaaataccTCTTGAGAAAAATGTGAAGATGATCTTCTGTGGGCAGCAGAATACCTAACATTAAAAGATGGAAGAGTATTGTGACGTTGTGCAGACAAAGCTCTTAAAGGAGTAGTTTTCAAAGGCATTTCAGACTCCTCAAGAACTTGCTTCTTTCctgaaaaagaacagaaaaataaaatacgcaaataaaattaaaagtagcctaaatttcattctaaaagtaactaaaaatacatctatctcttattaaaatttctataagatatactactttttttttcttttttgctatattaCCTACTCATATCACTTTTAAGCACATAAAActacatttagaattttaaaggcgagcaaattatttttatatagttttgctTATAActcaatatatttgattttttaaccCTACACTCTATGCAATGATGATataacaaaattctgaaatttatgataaattttgaaactttttttcccaTACAACACCAATTTtggaataatgtaaaaaaaaattttgaattagtaaTGCATTTAccataataaaaagaagaaaaaaaaatcagaaggaTATTAAATAAGCAAGAGAAGTTATCAAgcattatcaattaatttaaagtttttttttttttttttttttttttttttttttacaaattacttGCAGAATTACAATGCCTAATTTCTTTTGTAGAGGCTGGCAGTCAGATGATTTATGAGAATTGAAACCGAAATGTAGAGAGATAAAAACATCTTATCCTGTTAATATACTAACAAGCGATTTATAGAATAATAACATTTCCTTTCCATAtctaaattagatatattttgatgttttttttccttgctttatTGTGCAAGTCAACATAAATTTTTGAGCACCTAAGCAATATTCTaatgatacttttttaaagatattcgaTTTCAAAATCCagttaatggattttaaaatcaaaatgctgcaattttttaaaaattccatttatatatatacaatataaggaatttatattttcatttttgatatcaaattatatagtaaaatttgtttgatactttttattcaaaaaaaagtttctaatttctttttttttttttaagacgtTACATTTACTTTATAGTTATCTTAATCctagtgttttatatatataatgctttttaaaaaaaattctgaattctatGTTTTGAATTCAAGAAGAGCAACAACaggtaaaataagaaacaaaagaaacacgagatgcaattaatattttctttaaagatggTGACTATTGCAAGTGCATAATCAAAACCAAAGATAGTAAAGATAACAAAAACAATACGAGACAGAGCTTTAGAAGATATTTGGCATTTGATTCAGAAATTATATGATTGAGTTAAAGCATATACATTCATGCTAGGGATTATTTAACTCTGGAGATGCATATAAAGTTCAGTCCTTATTGCAATTACTTACAAtaatcgttattttttatttatatgactaATTTacaataggaaatttaaaaaaaaatcagttgcatCAGAGTTATTAATAGCAtataaagtgataaataaatatcaaaaataatttaaaatacttaccAGGTAAGCGTGCTAAAACTGGTATTTTGCTGTTTACAATTACAGGTCTTGTCTTAGGATTATCTGGATTCGGTGTCATAGAAAATGTTTCTTGATATGTTTCACTCAATGCAGGGATTACTGCTGGAAGACATGATGATAAAAGATAATGAGTAATGAATACAGCAAATCATTTTGGAAGAGAAATGTTTTTGGATATGGAAATAAGGATATCACAATTATATAACTGTAATAAGAACAGGTCAacagctgaaataaaaatatatattttttttaaactaatgaagaatttagaaaatgcttattatttaaatacataacaaTATCTGATTCatcaattatttgataatttcttgCAAATAACTCTGTTTAAAAAGtgctttatttttcaagataataAAACTTGTTTCCTTAtggatatttcttaattaaaattcttagataAGTAAGTTTAGCATTCTTACATAAGaaattgcaacattttattaCCTTTATCAGATGGGAATCCAAATACTGGATTAGATTTGCTATTTTTGTATTCATCATCTACATCCCTTTTTAAAGTCTCTTGATCGGTATTCTAAGAAATGAAcatgcaaataatataatttcaatgtaaGATGCAATATATACCCATGAGATGCAAAATGAAtgtgcatttaaaatgtatatattctgttcattatatcagtaaatatataaataataatataataaatttactcCTCATATATGCCTAGCTATcataaataatagtcaaaatattttcttgaaattcattatataataaacatgaaaaattgggaacaatttcaaagcaatatgaattagaatgaaaaggaaatataagAGGAAAATCATAAAACATGCATCATAActgagcaaatatatatatatatatatatatatatatatatatatatatatatacaaaataaataaaattaatcacatgttgttaataatttaaaataatagaaatttttttttcagactctgAAGTCACTAGGATGCAATTACTTTATAATAGAAacataagtatataaataaatgtccCTTTgtgaagatatttcaaaaaaaatccttatatgtcagattcatttcattgattaaaatgatggcattatttaaaattgataaaaatttaataactaattaagcAATATCacttaataatacttttatattaatttatttcacagttgctgatattttttgaaaaaaaacattaaaatttgttaaaattacaatcaattacaaaaacagatttttgaagAATGTTTCAATTAATTATGACATAAAAgttaatgagaaaaattttaagatgatatacaAATTCTGAGTCATTTAAACTTTACCTGAGAATCAGGATAGCTTGATATTGCATCTTGTACTGAATTATTAACCCAGTTACTGttccttttaaatacatttgcattCTCGTGCCTTAAATGGTTTATCTCAACTAATTTTGAAACGGAAGACTCCCCATTATTTTCTATATCAAATGCAAGCACATCTTTACTCCTGGATGGAGGAGTAGAAGAACTTGAGGAGCCAGAGGCAGCCATTATCCATTCAATATCAGGACCCCAAGGGGACACATTCCTgttttgaacaccagctgaagaTGGTAACATAATTGCATATGACACAGCACCATCTTCTGTACATCTAGGAAGTATTCGGCGAGCAAGACGTGCCTGTACAGCTGCCAACAGTCCTTCAGCATCTGAATTAATTTCCACAACATCAACAGCAGTAACCAATGGGACCAAACGAGTCGGTCCCATTGCTTGTGCAAGAGCTGCAAAACATTCAAGGGCAGCTAGACGAACTCTTCGTTTTGTATCGGCAAGAAGAGGAGCAACAGCTTCACATAAAGGAAGAAACTCAAAGTTGTAGCTAGGAAAAGTTAAAACAGCTCCTGTCACTCTATTGATTATCTCTTCTCTGAGACGTGGATTTCGGCTGTCTTTAAATTGCAACAAGTTACCCAAAACATCAGTGGGTTTGACATAATGCATGAGTTTGTGTATGACTCTAATAGCATGTTCTCTTACAACTAATTTTGCATCTCCTAATCTTTTCAAAACAGAAGttacaaatgttttcaaaaatctcttcatttgatttttaaatttatcaatcaatAGATCATAAACACTAAGCGTCtgaatcacaattttaaaatttgaatcttcaAGCAGTCGAGATAAAAATATCATGTACTCATCCATATCTGatattttttcactgaaatcAGGAATCTCTCTTATCATCATTTTCATATGTTCAATAGCCTCAACTCGAGTTTTCCAGTCATCGCTCTTAATTTTCTCAGTAATATATGGttgaaatattccaaaatcaTATTTCAGTAGTTTATTATTGCTTGCACCTACAACACCATTTAGATTGGAAAAACTTGAACGACTTCCAGAACTACTACTCATGCGAGACCCATTTATTGTAAACTTATTTAAAACTCTCAGATAGGTATTAGCAGCTTCTTCATCTAGTTTCTGAAGATAATGTTCAAAAGTTAGAGTCCCAACTAATTCATGTATTTTCTGCATGGCCAGGAATATTGGATAAAATAAGGAAGCATCGCCATCAACAAAATGTTTAGAAAGACAttcaattaaaggaaataaattctcattttcgaaacCAGATGCAAAAAGTATTCCAATACTCATTATGCATCCCTTTCGTACTATGTATTCAGGATTTTCTAATCCAtaacgaataaaattttcttgaaaattttgcaaGTTATTTGTACACTTCATATAGTTATGCAGCACTTGTAATGCTGATCTTCGAACATTCACATTTTCATGACCAAGATTTGATATCACTTTTTGCAAAACAATAGATATACAAGCATCTAATTCATCAGTAATGTCTGGTATCATTGCACAAATCAATAGTAAACACTGGTAGCGCACTTCCCACCTAGTGTCTTCCAAGACATGGAAAAGGATTTCAAAAATAGGAATTCTGGGAGCATCATGGAAGGTAGGAAGTTGGTTTCCATCTTTAAGAAGTTTTCTCATAATTATTAGCATTTCAACCCGTTTTGCTGCATTGTAATCAAGAAGATtttggaacatcaagt encodes:
- the LOC129966773 gene encoding TOG array regulator of axonemal microtubules protein 1-like isoform X1, with the protein product MVRQSMGDTVHGGLLDTNVIKMDTNLMFQNLLDYNAAKRVEMLIIMRKLLKDGNQLPTFHDAPRIPIFEILFHVLEDTRWEVRYQCLLLICAMIPDITDELDACISIVLQKVISNLGHENVNVRRSALQVLHNYMKCTNNLQNFQENFIRYGLENPEYIVRKGCIMSIGILFASGFENENLFPLIECLSKHFVDGDASLFYPIFLAMQKIHELVGTLTFEHYLQKLDEEAANTYLRVLNKFTINGSRMSSSSGSRSSFSNLNGVVGASNNKLLKYDFGIFQPYITEKIKSDDWKTRVEAIEHMKMMIREIPDFSEKISDMDEYMIFLSRLLEDSNFKIVIQTLSVYDLLIDKFKNQMKRFLKTFVTSVLKRLGDAKLVVREHAIRVIHKLMHYVKPTDVLGNLLQFKDSRNPRLREEIINRVTGAVLTFPSYNFEFLPLCEAVAPLLADTKRRVRLAALECFAALAQAMGPTRLVPLVTAVDVVEINSDAEGLLAAVQARLARRILPRCTEDGAVSYAIMLPSSAGVQNRNVSPWGPDIEWIMAASGSSSSSTPPSRSKDVLAFDIENNGESSVSKLVEINHLRHENANVFKRNSNWVNNSVQDAISSYPDSQNTDQETLKRDVDDEYKNSKSNPVFGFPSDKAVIPALSETYQETFSMTPNPDNPKTRPVIVNSKIPVLARLPGKKQVLEESEMPLKTTPLRALSAQRHNTLPSFNVRYSAAHRRSSSHFSQENRVLNIAVDKANPENVLRKISPSATQIGRQPILVRSPSLSSLGQFQSDVNSGNHVFYGAYSPPPKNMGNIGSYFRQSPGGVVVAQPTPVHLDDVNVFGVTVLGENGKMSSNPTTEGWEILHSSSHSDSKTDNWQKSVEGMPEVYEMHVDSPATYGRKIVTSPLNVVDNGNISIAKITREKMLKRQQEIMKEAEEKRLNKEREHNLLEQKVQVEQAKQNTEAISPIPDNIPNKVDFEIVEDLPPDDTEPPPPPASRNENSTPLPKPATPEDKQVPTKTPVVQQYKRLESARSKGSAKPLSRSSSLKTPSALRKVAQNSTQARNSQTLKHNLAASSLALFDESSDEVATYPNPNEALKKALKSLSTDTWMGKIEGIRTIQRLSKSHPDVLQLQLHAVVLALLTEVKNLRSSVSRAAILAIGDLFVTLKKNVEPDLDLITSTLLSKCGETVGFIRDDIEKVMNHLIDTITPCKAALSIIAGGASHRNGAVRKVAAQSLLAVVEKMGAARILTSSKDVTERLIPTTAQFLMDGMPLTRWYGRRIYQILMQHPSFDKLLLRYVQPSTLRNINSILDSIRKKGAGDMPKEGVSARTLKNETHRNGHLNRTM
- the LOC129966773 gene encoding TOG array regulator of axonemal microtubules protein 1-like isoform X2; the protein is MVRQSMGDTVHGGLLDTNVIKMDTNLMFQNLLDYNAAKRVEMLIIMRKLLKDGNQLPTFHDAPRIPIFEILFHVLEDTRWEVRYQCLLLICAMIPDITDELDACISIVLQKVISNLGHENVNVRRSALQVLHNYMKCTNNLQNFQENFIRYGLENPEYIVRKGCIMSIGILFASGFENENLFPLIECLSKHFVDGDASLFYPIFLAMQKIHELVGTLTFEHYLQKLDEEAANTYLRVLNKFTINGSRMSSSSGSRSSFSNLNGVVGASNNKLLKYDFGIFQPYITEKIKSDDWKTRVEAIEHMKMMIREIPDFSEKISDMDEYMIFLSRLLEDSNFKIVIQTLSVYDLLIDKFKNQMKRFLKTFVTSVLKRLGDAKLVVREHAIRVIHKLMHYVKPTDVLGNLLQFKDSRNPRLREEIINRVTGAVLTFPSYNFEFLPLCEAVAPLLADTKRRVRLAALECFAALAQAMGPTRLVPLVTAVDVVEINSDAEGLLAAVQARLARRILPRCTEDGAVSYAIMLPSSAGVQNRNVSPWGPDIEWIMAASGSSSSSTPPSRSKDVLAFDIENNGESSVSKLVEINHLRHENANVFKRNSNWVNNSVQDAISSYPDSQNTDQETLKRDVDDEYKNSKSNPVFGFPSDKVIPALSETYQETFSMTPNPDNPKTRPVIVNSKIPVLARLPGKKQVLEESEMPLKTTPLRALSAQRHNTLPSFNVRYSAAHRRSSSHFSQENRVLNIAVDKANPENVLRKISPSATQIGRQPILVRSPSLSSLGQFQSDVNSGNHVFYGAYSPPPKNMGNIGSYFRQSPGGVVVAQPTPVHLDDVNVFGVTVLGENGKMSSNPTTEGWEILHSSSHSDSKTDNWQKSVEGMPEVYEMHVDSPATYGRKIVTSPLNVVDNGNISIAKITREKMLKRQQEIMKEAEEKRLNKEREHNLLEQKVQVEQAKQNTEAISPIPDNIPNKVDFEIVEDLPPDDTEPPPPPASRNENSTPLPKPATPEDKQVPTKTPVVQQYKRLESARSKGSAKPLSRSSSLKTPSALRKVAQNSTQARNSQTLKHNLAASSLALFDESSDEVATYPNPNEALKKALKSLSTDTWMGKIEGIRTIQRLSKSHPDVLQLQLHAVVLALLTEVKNLRSSVSRAAILAIGDLFVTLKKNVEPDLDLITSTLLSKCGETVGFIRDDIEKVMNHLIDTITPCKAALSIIAGGASHRNGAVRKVAAQSLLAVVEKMGAARILTSSKDVTERLIPTTAQFLMDGMPLTRWYGRRIYQILMQHPSFDKLLLRYVQPSTLRNINSILDSIRKKGAGDMPKEGVSARTLKNETHRNGHLNRTM